The Panthera leo isolate Ple1 chromosome D1, P.leo_Ple1_pat1.1, whole genome shotgun sequence region AAATTTATAGCTGTTTTGGCCCATCAAATCCACATTGTAAAACCTACTGTGCAGGAATTAAAAGcacaatatttatatttgtataaaaactAGTTTCTTTATTTAGCATACTTCAAGGGacaaaaaactaacaaacacTAGTATGGCCAccaataaacaaatttaaagaaatgtttacacccaatattaacaaatattatacatctatgaaaaagaataaaacattatatatgaTGATAGCCCTAATATATTatcaaatatgtagaaattaagaGGTAAAGCATACTCAATACCAAGAAATGCAAACTGTTGCCACCATTTGTTATATTTAAACAGAGTTTAGTCGGGCAGCGACCAAATAGCACATAGCTTCTCAGCACAGTCAGAATATATGTGAATCCACCTTTCTTCGCCACAATTTCATCAAAGCTCTTTTCATCTCACTGTTTCTCAAGCTGTAGATCAGTGGATTCAACAGAGGTGTAAGGAGTGAGTAGGACAATGACATCACCTTCTTTGTTTCTGGGGAATAGCCAGATTTGGGTTGTAAATAAGTCATACTGGCTGTGCCATAGAAGAGGGTCACAGACGTGAGATGGGAGGCACAGGTGGAAAAGGCCTTTTGCCTCCCGGTGGCCGATGGCATCTTCAGGATGGCAAAGAGAATCCGAACATAAGACAAGAGGATCAACACGAAAGGAACCATGATAATCAAAACAGTGCCAGTGAACGCATAGATTTCAAACAGAAAGGTGTCTGCGCATGCAAGTTCTAGCACTGCTGGGGTTTCACAAGAGATGTGATTGATTTCATTGGGGCCACAGAAGGGAAAACTGAAAACCCATGTGGTCTGCACAGTACCTAACATAAAACCTAAGAGCCATGAAATTATAAGTAATTTCATGAAAACCCTTTTGTTCATAATCATTGGGTAGCTCAGAGGATGGCAGATTGCAGCAAATCGGTCATAAGCCATCGCCCCCAGGAGAAAACATTCAGtcccaccaaaaaaaagaataaaatacatctgTGCAAAACAGCTCACAAATGAAATTGACGTTTTCTCAGTGGAGAGGACCACCAGCATTTCAGGCATAATGACTGCACTGAAACTCACATCCACCACAGACAGGTTCTGCAGGAACAGGTACATGGGAACGTGGAGGCTCTGTTCCAGGGAGATGATGACTATAATGATGGCATTTCCCATCAGAGTCCCAAGGTAAACAACCAAGAAAACCCCAAAGAGCTGCTCTTGGAGTTCAGGAAAGTTAGAAAAGCCCAAGAGGATGAATTCAACCACAGAGCTTtgattttgccttttcatttcagtgGTGGAGAGTATAttatttttgtggacatatgtatataaattatgaaGTCACGGTCCAAAAGCTAAGTATCTGTGTCTGAAATTCACCCCAGATACTCTTGACAGAAGACATAAAAAGGAACACATCCTGACTAAATTCAGTTTGGCAATTTTGGAAATGGCCAATTACTTGGattaataagcttttaaaataaaaaggaggaagtAAAGAATACTGGCTCAGAAGTCTTGTCTGAAAAGCAAAACATAATATCAAAATGTTTTTGCAACttaatataatttgattttaaacatAGACTTAAAACAAACATAGATATTTTATAACCGAGGTTCCATTCCCATCACATTGCTATCACTATCACCTCTTGTTctcaattttatataaataggtatttttaaaactacaaaaaataaagtcttaaaaagtaTACAAAGGGGAAAGGTacacaacaaattttaaaacagcctAATGAATCAGTGTTATAGCACAGttgattaacatttattataaatattcatcatGTTCAAAATACCTGTATGAAACTTGGTTAAATATGAAAACTCTGCAGGAACCTACAAATGGGTTTCTAGTTAGATGTACCTATCTTAGATGATCTGTAAATAGGGTCTATTGCCTTCAGGCTTATTGATTTTTGTAAAGGCTGTCATGGCCAATTACATTGAGATTGGTCTACATGGGAAATATTAAGGGCCAGTTCTCTATGGCTAATCCTTGTGACCATGATAGTGAAGAATCACCCAATTTTGATCATTCTAAATCTGTGATTTGAAcatttactctctgtctctctctgtctttcctctctctccttttatccTTCTCATGAGTTAATGTAATCATTAattattcaacaaacactgattgagcacctaccatTTTCTAGGTTAGGAATCTCAAGGACACAATGGATTCCTCATTTCAATAGAGAGCTGGAAACGctatataaaataacattccaCTGTTATGTCAGTACTCCAATATTATGTCTTGTTCTGTGTTTCTCCattatcattatctccatttctcCTTTATCATTACCAGCAGACATTGTATCTATATATTAATGAGGCAGATATGATTTACACGTATACACaagtataaattacatatttataatatttatagattATACATGTGTAAAATCTAACTCCATCTCTAAAATCTAAACTCCAGGAATAcaaaattttgggtttttttccatgCTATTTTCCCAATGTCTACAACAGCCCATACCCCATAAATGATGCTAAACCAACATTTTGTgaataatgtaattaaaaaaatgaggaaatccaaTATATATGTAAGGAATCCAATGTTGAAAAGAGTGAAACCAAAAACAACACAGTTAGGAAGCAGAGGTAGTAACAAGGGACTATTAGGTATTTCTGTGAGAGATCCAACTCTTCTGAATGGAAAAGGGGGGCGAACAACTACAACCATAGCATGTCACCACTAGAAGGTACAGTAGGTGGAAGAAGGCATAAGGAGGAGGGAGGACTCATTCAAGTCAAAAGTATTGGATGACATCCTAGCATCACAACGGAGGCCTACTGGCCTTTGTGTGATGTTTTGAAAACCAGGAGATATACACTGTGGGAGATGAAGAACCCAGGAGAACAGAAGGACACAGCAAGCTAAAGACATTTCACGGAGTCCTGAGAAAAGACCAGTAGGATATTAAGAGTAAGATATTAGTGGAAAGcaagttgatttatttatgaatttggCAATATCATTCATTAAAATCACATGTCCATATTAACTATGCTGATTATagtttgcattttgaaaagtCACCAGAAATTAGTAAAATATGGTCACAGGATCAAACACTTAAAACccatttcaaatgagaaaaacagtaaTGTGTATTAAGGTCCAAATATTTAAAGTGGTAGGTTTTGAAAATTGGAAAACTTAAAgcataatgtaaataaaatagaaaaactttgTAGGACTGATTGTAAGCATCTGATGGGGGCAAAAAATGTTCACAACTGGTAACAGATCACTGACTACAGTAGCTGCACCTTTTCTCTGTAACTTAGAGACCCTGATGCTGTCTTGGAGAATtcctgaaaagaaatatttagccAGAGCACTGCCTAAATAGGCTTCAAACTTTCAGATGAAAACGTAGGAGTTGCATTTATTTACCAAGTTCCCTTGCAGTTGCAAAATTCTAACATTTGATGATTAGTGTGTGCAAAGTCTTTATACCCCTAATTATTGCCCAAACTTTTCTCtgcaaagaagggaaagagaaatcaacCAGCTTCAAAACCAAGGAGTCCATGGAGTCAAATGTGTCAGCTCTGTCTAGTGAACCCTGAGCACAGAGACATACTTCAACAGCATCTCCAATGATCCGCTGGAGAGGAACTATACATGGGAAAcccacaaacacatacacacagccgGATCCTCCCTTTCTTACCTACTGactctgtctctttaaatttCTAAACAGTTTATCTGAAGTTTAAACTCCACTCAAAAGCCACCTTCTCATGAATACAGTTCAGTGCTTCAGGGTGCTGATTCTAGAACTATATATGACATTGAATCATATGCCCTATAGAATCCTTCCCTGGAGAACTTGGAATCACTTCATAAACACTTTCTCATATTTTGGCATGATGACTAAAGAGGCTGGACCTTGGCCCCACAGGTGAGAAACCTCAAGAGCACACACCTGGAGAACCACTCCTTCATAGTCATAGCGCTTGTGTCACACATGCTCTGTTTCTTGATGTCAGTGGTGATAACACAGGTGATATGCAGTTTGGGATAGGTCAAGATGTAGAGTCAGGATTTATGCACTTCCTACATGTAGATTAGATGTCAATGAAAGGTGTACAAGTATGTCAGATACAtgcaaaaagagataaaaaggaagtAATATTAATGACAAACTATAATTTTATAGCCAATAGTACTAAATAGAAGAACAACCAAAATGTAGAGAAATTAACACACCATCCTCAAAGATTGGCAGACAAAACAGACCATACAGACATAAAAATGAGAAGGTTATAACAATAAAAAGGTTGATTTAACAGATGGTAATGAGAGAGTAAATATAAGAGAGAAACAACATTTTTTACATTGCTAACTTTATGTTTTCCTCCcaaaatatgtatatgatatTTACAAAGAGTCATcatatacctgtcagaatgaaaatataaacaaatacaaaatagttGGCATTTGTACACATGACATACTCATACACTAAAACAGCAGAACAACAGCcaaatgtagaaaagaaaactaaagcctTGGAAATTTCAAAACACCCTGAAAGTATCTCTTTAGCTAACAGGATGTTGGAAATGAAATTCAGGCCACTAAGATAGCATTTGCAAATGAACTTATCACATTTTCATTTATCAGTGTGTCCAGAACTATACTCCTGGTCTTCCCCTAAACCTGCTCTGCACTCAGCATTCCTCATCTCAGGGAACGGCAGCTCAAAGCTTCTAGTTCCACAGGCTGAAAATCAAGGAGTCATTTGTCCTCCAAACCCATGTCAACGCCATAACCTATCTGTGGCTCCGTCTTCAAAACACAGCATATCCATTGTGAGCATTTTCTCTTACTTTGAGCTAATACCCTGGTCCAAGCTACTTTTGTCTCTCAATCGGATAATAGCCATGGCCTTTCAacttctccttcctgccttgcCTCTGCTCAAAGCCCTCCAACAGCACTCTGTCCCCTTCTGGTTAGAAGCCAAACCCATGGATTAACGATCTCCTCCCCCATTATTCTGTGAGCCAGCTCCATTGCATCCCCTTGTCCCCTCTCACTCAGCCATGCTAGACTGCTTGCTGGTCCTCGATTCCAACAGCTATGTTCTCATCTCATAGCTATTGCCTTTGCTTTGCCCTGCACACGGACTCTGACTCACCAAAAGACTAACTCCCTTATGCCTCTTTGCTCCAGGGACAGCTTCTCCAGGACATCTTCCTAAGTcaacatatgcaaaaatcaactcCAGCCCCACCCTACTGTCctgattcatttttctccacagcaTTCCTCAGCACAGATACATCTACATCAGAGGGACGTGGGAAGGTTAAGAACAAAAAGTTGGAGGAAGATCTTCCAAAATGCTAACcaagagaaatttagaaaactatATCATTATCAGAGCGAGAAACATTACTAGGGATGAAGAGAGTCACACTTCGTAACGAGAAAAGGTTCAACCCCCCAAGAAGATAGAACAATTCTAAATCTGTGGTAAACAATAATATGGCTGCAAACATAACAAGCAAATATGGACAGATACACAAGGGAACCTAAAGCACTCTCACTCATAGCAGGAGACTGCAACATGCCTCTTTACGTAATtgatagaagaaataaataaaaatccataaggacaaagaaaatattcACCATACAACTTACTCTAGCACACATAGAGAACTGGGTATCCAACACTGGGAAGAAAGCACATCGTCTTCAATCACATGCAGGATGTGTTCAAATATCTGACAATAAACTGGGCCACAAAGAAATTATCCACAACTGTTAAAGGATTTACACCATACAGGATGCTGTGCGACCACAATGCTATTGCCTGGGCGTCTATAATTGAACATAACTGGGAAATAACAACCTTTTTGAACTTGAGGATTACTTTTGTAAATAACATCTGAAACACAATGAATGGGcaagaaaattagaaagtattcTGCAGAAAACAATAGTGAAGCACAGAAGGCATCTACTGCACAAAAGTAGGCATGAAAAATGATGAATTAGGTGTGCACTTCCAGGTTTtagataaaaacaacaaaacataggAAAGAGGTAGTGAAGATCATTCATGAAGAAGCATctcttaatgaaatggaaaagcagCACACATAGAGAGAGGATCAAAAAAGCCAAGCCAAACACAGTTCAAAGTCCAGTAAATCATAAACCTGTGGTTGGATtaataaaagatagaaaagaaatataaccATCATCAGGAACTTTAAAACTGAGCATCACCACTGAACGTGCAGACATTATGAAAAATATTGTGCCATATATTTGAAGGTTAGATCATACGAATGCTCAGAGATATAGAACTTACCAAATTGCAACTAGAACAGAAAATTTACGTCCAAAAACTATTCAAGATATGAAATTGGTAATTAAAGCCTTACAGAACAGGAAACCCCATGCTTAATAAATTTGTTCATAAATGTTACCAAacattgaaggaagaaataaattcaatCCTCCATAAAtctatcagaaaattaaaaaggggtaAAGTTCCCAACTACTTTTGGAGGTAGCATAACTGCAATATCAAAACAGAACAAGGACAGTGCACAACTGGAAAATTTGCAGGCTAATCTTCATGAGTGTGGATATAGAAATCCTAAAAGGTAATCAGTGGAATGTATATTAAAAAGGTAATACATTGTGACCAAGTTTATTTAGTCCCAGAAATGCAAAGTTGGTTAAATATAGGAAAACCAATCAACTAATTCACCACATtaatggagaaatggagaaaagtctCCCAA contains the following coding sequences:
- the LOC122199921 gene encoding olfactory receptor 10A3-like, which codes for MKRQNQSSVVEFILLGFSNFPELQEQLFGVFLVVYLGTLMGNAIIIVIISLEQSLHVPMYLFLQNLSVVDVSFSAVIMPEMLVVLSTEKTSISFVSCFAQMYFILFFGGTECFLLGAMAYDRFAAICHPLSYPMIMNKRVFMKLLIISWLLGFMLGTVQTTWVFSFPFCGPNEINHISCETPAVLELACADTFLFEIYAFTGTVLIIMVPFVLILLSYVRILFAILKMPSATGRQKAFSTCASHLTSVTLFYGTASMTYLQPKSGYSPETKKVMSLSYSLLTPLLNPLIYSLRNSEMKRALMKLWRRKVDSHIF